A window of the Bacteroidales bacterium genome harbors these coding sequences:
- a CDS encoding sphingomyelin phosphodiesterase: protein MYKKYIVFMVLFFLPLAAQNKYIYASRDHFAGNELKILSWNIYMLPSIITQTNNSDRAKAIGEYLGKGEFDVILFQEAFSAESRRIIFSLVQDTYPYEYGPANSGGISLRLNSGLWILSKMPLRKIDEIEFKQSRGFDAFARKGAILMEGILNNFRFQILNTHLNAGDYDELRASQYRQIRNDLLDKYRTEDVVQIVCGDFNVDKNDGHNFKRLINDLAVRDYYAGWQCSYDGESNDLVSPKYKKRSLIDYIFLRNNNSDNIHVVSNVHRLKRNWSEHHYDLSDHYPVSATVTLQTESRPVFAESVAGMPN, encoded by the coding sequence ATGTATAAAAAATATATTGTATTTATGGTTTTGTTTTTTCTTCCTTTAGCAGCTCAGAATAAATATATTTATGCCAGCAGGGATCATTTTGCAGGAAATGAACTGAAAATTCTCAGCTGGAATATATATATGCTACCTTCAATAATTACCCAGACAAATAACTCTGATAGAGCAAAGGCTATTGGTGAATACCTGGGCAAAGGTGAGTTTGATGTAATTCTTTTTCAGGAAGCATTTTCGGCAGAAAGCCGAAGGATTATCTTTTCGTTGGTCCAGGATACGTATCCTTATGAGTATGGTCCTGCCAACAGCGGAGGAATCAGTTTGCGTCTTAACAGTGGTTTGTGGATTTTAAGCAAAATGCCGTTAAGAAAAATTGATGAAATTGAATTTAAGCAATCCAGGGGCTTTGACGCATTTGCGCGAAAGGGTGCAATTTTAATGGAAGGCATCCTCAATAATTTTCGTTTTCAAATACTGAATACCCATCTAAATGCCGGTGATTATGATGAGTTGAGAGCTTCACAGTACCGGCAGATACGTAATGATCTTCTGGATAAATACAGAACTGAAGATGTTGTGCAAATTGTGTGTGGCGATTTCAATGTTGATAAGAACGATGGGCATAATTTCAAAAGGTTAATTAATGATCTTGCTGTTAGAGATTATTATGCAGGTTGGCAATGCTCCTATGATGGTGAGTCAAATGATCTCGTCAGTCCGAAATACAAAAAGCGATCCCTGATTGATTACATTTTTCTCAGAAATAATAATTCTGATAATATACATGTGGTGAGCAATGTGCACAGACTTAAAAGAAATTGGTCCGAACATCATTACGATTTATCCGACCATTATCCTGTATCTGCCACTGTCACCCTTCAGACTGAATCCAGGCCTGTATTTGCTGAATCCGTGGCTGGTATGCCGAATTAG
- a CDS encoding glycosyltransferase family 4 protein produces the protein MKSQKSLLIGQFTDAFIPVLDGVSLTVKNYAEELTKNGCYVYVVTPSFPGYQDFERFSVIRYFSVPVPIRKPYRAGIPELDPGIYRKIRNIPFSLVHVHSPFSAAKLGLYSGRQSDCPVIATFHSKYKDDLTRAIPNDAIVRHILSRIVRFFETADEVWVPQAGAAETLHQYGYRGKTVIVPNGTDMGNIPDLNLFRQNTPLRLIGGKKKILLYVGQLILEKNLLFLIESLRHIKYPDFVLWIVGEGYAREDLELLVSKYHLEQKVFFKGPVKERRALEEIYASADLFLFPSLYDNAPLVVREAASVGTPSLLLVGSTAAEIIKENVNGFLSTYNPESYAEKIDFVLSNDLLRQRVGFHASQTLSKPWKNIADEVKDRYASLIRRKEGSWHYINERDTSFRNFSSRSRAIRLTTVRLISSSTGRLGS, from the coding sequence GTGAAAAGCCAAAAATCTCTTCTGATAGGTCAGTTCACTGATGCTTTTATACCAGTTCTTGACGGGGTATCGCTCACCGTTAAGAATTATGCTGAGGAACTTACAAAAAACGGATGCTATGTTTACGTTGTCACTCCCTCATTTCCCGGCTACCAGGATTTTGAGCGTTTTTCTGTTATCCGGTATTTTTCCGTTCCGGTTCCCATAAGAAAACCATACAGAGCCGGGATTCCGGAGCTTGATCCAGGAATTTACAGAAAAATAAGAAATATTCCCTTTTCACTTGTTCATGTGCATAGCCCTTTCTCTGCCGCAAAGCTCGGTTTATATTCAGGCCGGCAATCTGACTGTCCGGTTATTGCTACATTCCATTCCAAATACAAAGATGATTTAACCAGAGCCATACCCAATGATGCAATTGTCAGGCATATCCTCAGTAGAATAGTTCGGTTTTTTGAAACAGCAGATGAGGTATGGGTGCCTCAGGCAGGTGCCGCCGAAACACTGCATCAATATGGTTACAGAGGGAAAACGGTAATTGTTCCTAACGGAACTGACATGGGAAACATACCGGATCTGAATTTATTCAGGCAAAACACCCCATTAAGATTAATCGGCGGGAAGAAAAAGATTTTATTATACGTGGGTCAGTTAATTCTTGAGAAAAACCTGCTTTTTCTCATTGAGTCGCTCCGGCATATTAAATACCCTGATTTTGTTCTATGGATTGTTGGCGAGGGATATGCTAGAGAGGATTTAGAGCTTCTTGTATCAAAATATCATCTTGAACAGAAAGTGTTTTTTAAAGGCCCGGTAAAAGAGCGCAGAGCACTGGAAGAAATCTATGCATCGGCCGATCTTTTCCTTTTTCCATCGTTATATGATAATGCACCTCTGGTTGTTCGGGAGGCAGCTTCTGTTGGAACACCGAGCCTTTTGCTTGTGGGATCAACGGCTGCTGAAATAATAAAAGAAAATGTTAACGGTTTTCTCAGTACATATAATCCTGAATCATATGCAGAGAAAATAGATTTTGTTTTAAGTAACGACCTTCTTCGGCAGCGGGTGGGCTTTCATGCATCACAAACCTTATCAAAGCCATGGAAAAATATAGCTGACGAAGTAAAAGACCGTTATGCTTCTTTAATCCGAAGAAAAGAAGGGTCGTGGCATTATATAAATGAAAGAGATACTTCCTTCAGAAATTTTTCTTCCAGAAGCCGGGCAATCCGCTTAACCACCGTCCGCCTGATTTCCAGCTCCACGGGCAGATTAGGGTCCTGA
- a CDS encoding SpoIIE family protein phosphatase: MMQPGVFVEVNCQQKNRSGQRICGDVFLSRKVKEEGRVVVVLSDGMGHGVKANVLATLTATMALNFAREHKQAERIAEIIMNTLPVCSERKMSYSTFTVIDIETGGRVTILQYDNPRTLIFRGNKPLQVPWNCIVMNSEKNRGKEIHTCTFEPQKEDRMVICTDGITQSGMGSPSYPFGWGEEGLTGFIIDQISQNPVISARRLASRVVTMANKNDQYLLKDDASCAVVYFREPRRLLLVTGPPFEKEKDAVLAKMVDGFEGRKIICGGTTSDIIARELGREIKDSFEFPDPELPPVSSMEGVDLITEGILTLSKVVRILHDYNNNIVLGKGPADQIVRLLRESDEIHFVIGTRINEAHQDPNLPVELEIRRTVVKRIARLLEEKFLKEVSLSFI, encoded by the coding sequence ATGATGCAGCCGGGGGTATTTGTTGAGGTGAATTGTCAGCAGAAGAACCGGAGCGGTCAGCGGATCTGCGGCGATGTTTTTCTTTCCCGCAAGGTGAAGGAAGAAGGCAGGGTGGTGGTTGTCCTTTCCGATGGCATGGGACATGGTGTTAAGGCCAATGTGCTGGCCACCCTCACGGCTACCATGGCTTTGAATTTTGCCAGGGAGCACAAGCAGGCAGAGCGGATTGCCGAAATCATCATGAACACTCTTCCCGTGTGCAGTGAACGCAAAATGAGCTATTCCACATTTACGGTAATTGATATTGAAACGGGAGGCAGGGTAACCATTCTTCAGTACGATAATCCACGAACCCTTATTTTCAGAGGGAATAAACCGCTTCAGGTTCCCTGGAATTGCATTGTAATGAACAGCGAGAAAAACCGGGGCAAGGAAATTCACACCTGTACCTTTGAGCCGCAGAAGGAAGACCGAATGGTTATCTGCACCGATGGCATCACCCAGAGTGGAATGGGTTCTCCTTCGTATCCCTTTGGCTGGGGCGAAGAGGGCCTCACCGGTTTCATAATTGACCAGATCAGTCAGAACCCTGTGATTTCAGCACGGAGGCTTGCCTCCAGGGTAGTAACCATGGCCAATAAAAACGATCAGTATCTTCTGAAAGACGATGCAAGCTGTGCAGTGGTGTATTTCAGGGAGCCAAGGCGATTGCTCCTGGTTACCGGCCCTCCGTTTGAAAAGGAGAAAGATGCCGTGCTGGCCAAAATGGTGGATGGATTCGAAGGGCGGAAGATCATCTGTGGAGGAACCACCAGCGATATCATTGCCCGTGAACTGGGCAGGGAAATTAAGGACAGTTTTGAGTTTCCCGATCCGGAACTTCCGCCGGTTTCTTCCATGGAGGGCGTGGATCTTATTACCGAAGGAATCCTGACACTGTCGAAGGTAGTGCGCATTCTGCACGATTATAACAACAATATCGTTCTGGGAAAGGGACCGGCCGATCAGATTGTAAGATTATTGCGGGAAAGTGATGAGATCCATTTTGTAATTGGAACCCGGATCAACGAAGCACATCAGGACCCTAATCTGCCCGTGGAGCTGGAAATCAGGCGGACGGTGGTTAAGCGGATTGCCCGGCTTCTGGAAGAAAAATTTCTGAAGGAAGTATCTCTTTCATTTATATAA
- a CDS encoding 4Fe-4S binding protein: protein MENLPLVTINESLCRMCYACVRVCPVKAIRMTEGDKTPRILPERCIGCGLCVEACSPGAISVRGSREEVRKILASGEQVVAITDPSISGEFDDITDYRKFVRMIKALGFHYVNEASFGVDLVARQYADMFVKIRGKNFITSCCPVVVSYIEKYHPDLIPNLIPVVSPMIASARVVRKKYGPDVKVVYIGPCIEAKNEILRFEGDARIDAVLTFRELRQLFEEAGINESMLEYSDFNSPLGYKGSLYPISNGILQAASVSEDLLSGSVVTAEGKDSVLAAVEAFNRHINAIKSHFNLFFCEGCLMGPGMSKGGDKYLRRSLVIRYANKRLGNFNITGWERNMAEYGSISAERDFRKDDQRLPEPDEETIRNILRSLEMEKPEDELGCSACGYASCRDFAVAIAQGLATPEMCSVFSMKNKQNYIRTLRQTNEQLARMQDALKESERIARQEKESAREASAVIQSMLQKIPNALVMVDHNMKVIHSNQGFIDLIGDDAREINEVIPGLVGADIKTLLPHAMYTIFSYVLTSNEEVMNRDVRYQDNLYSISVFPIRPNRIVGAVIRDLSMPEVQKEEVINRVTEVIDKNLELVQQIGFILGEGAAETERMLNSIIESYKGGKKEK, encoded by the coding sequence ATGGAAAATTTGCCGCTGGTTACCATCAATGAATCCCTTTGCAGGATGTGTTATGCCTGCGTACGCGTTTGTCCGGTTAAAGCCATTCGGATGACCGAAGGGGACAAAACGCCGCGGATTCTTCCCGAACGGTGCATAGGATGCGGATTGTGCGTGGAGGCATGCAGTCCGGGTGCCATATCGGTGCGCGGTTCGCGCGAGGAAGTGAGAAAAATACTCGCTTCAGGGGAACAGGTTGTGGCCATTACCGATCCAAGTATTTCGGGCGAATTTGATGACATTACCGACTACCGGAAGTTTGTGCGGATGATCAAAGCATTGGGTTTTCATTACGTCAATGAAGCTTCGTTCGGGGTCGATCTGGTCGCCCGGCAATATGCCGATATGTTTGTGAAAATCAGGGGGAAGAATTTCATTACTTCCTGCTGTCCTGTGGTTGTTTCCTATATCGAGAAGTACCATCCCGATTTAATCCCGAATCTGATTCCGGTTGTTTCGCCCATGATTGCCTCGGCCAGGGTAGTGAGGAAAAAGTACGGTCCTGATGTAAAGGTGGTATATATCGGTCCCTGCATCGAGGCGAAAAATGAAATTCTTCGTTTCGAAGGGGATGCACGCATTGATGCGGTTCTTACCTTCAGAGAACTGCGGCAGCTTTTCGAAGAGGCCGGAATCAACGAAAGCATGCTGGAATATTCCGATTTTAATTCCCCGCTGGGTTACAAAGGTTCCCTGTATCCCATCAGTAACGGAATTCTGCAGGCCGCTTCAGTAAGTGAAGATCTTCTTTCCGGATCGGTTGTCACGGCGGAAGGAAAAGATTCTGTGCTCGCGGCTGTCGAAGCATTCAACAGGCATATTAACGCTATAAAGAGCCATTTTAATCTCTTTTTCTGCGAAGGTTGCCTGATGGGGCCCGGTATGTCGAAGGGCGGTGACAAGTACCTCCGTCGTTCTCTTGTAATACGGTATGCCAATAAGCGGCTTGGCAACTTCAATATAACCGGGTGGGAGCGCAATATGGCCGAATATGGAAGTATAAGTGCTGAAAGGGATTTTAGAAAAGACGACCAGCGCCTGCCCGAGCCGGACGAAGAAACAATCCGCAACATTCTCCGTTCCCTGGAAATGGAAAAGCCGGAGGATGAACTGGGCTGCAGTGCTTGCGGATATGCTTCCTGCCGTGATTTTGCCGTTGCCATAGCACAGGGCCTTGCCACTCCCGAGATGTGCAGTGTGTTCAGCATGAAAAACAAGCAGAATTATATCCGAACCCTTCGGCAGACCAATGAACAGCTTGCCCGGATGCAGGACGCCCTGAAGGAATCGGAACGCATTGCCCGTCAGGAGAAAGAATCTGCCAGGGAGGCTTCGGCAGTGATCCAGTCGATGCTGCAGAAAATCCCCAATGCCCTGGTTATGGTTGACCATAACATGAAAGTAATTCATTCCAACCAGGGGTTTATTGATCTGATCGGCGATGATGCCCGTGAAATCAATGAAGTTATTCCCGGTCTGGTAGGGGCGGATATTAAAACCCTCCTGCCGCATGCTATGTACACTATCTTCTCGTATGTACTTACCAGCAATGAGGAAGTAATGAACCGTGACGTGCGGTATCAGGACAATCTCTACAGTATATCGGTTTTTCCCATCCGGCCTAACCGGATTGTGGGGGCTGTTATCCGCGACCTGTCCATGCCCGAAGTGCAGAAGGAAGAGGTGATCAACCGGGTTACCGAGGTTATTGATAAAAACCTTGAGCTGGTTCAGCAGATCGGGTTCATTCTCGGGGAAGGTGCGGCGGAAACTGAACGGATGCTGAACTCCATTATCGAATCGTATAAAGGAGGGAAGAAAGAAAAATGA
- a CDS encoding (2Fe-2S) ferredoxin domain-containing protein encodes MATENENGIVICLGSSCFSRGNRRVKERIDQYLKENGLVQKIPFRGSRCFDNCSRGPVVRIGNEMYYGVNEKNIVDILDKHFKH; translated from the coding sequence ATGGCGACGGAAAACGAAAACGGAATTGTGATTTGTCTTGGAAGTTCCTGTTTCTCGCGCGGGAACAGGAGGGTGAAGGAGCGGATTGACCAGTATCTGAAAGAGAACGGTCTGGTGCAGAAAATTCCGTTTCGGGGCAGCCGGTGTTTTGACAACTGCAGTCGTGGTCCGGTGGTGCGTATCGGTAACGAAATGTACTACGGGGTGAATGAGAAGAACATAGTTGACATTCTCGACAAACATTTTAAACATTAA